Proteins encoded together in one Bacteroides ovatus window:
- the nfo gene encoding deoxyribonuclease IV, with protein sequence MKYIGAHVSASGGVEFAPINAHEIGANAFALFTKNQRQWVSKPLTEESISLFKENCEKYGFQPEYILPHDSYLINLGHPEEEGLQKSRAAFLDEMQRCEQLGLKLLNFHPGSSLNKISTEDCLSLIAESINLALEKTKGVTAVIENTAGQGSNLGSEFWQLKYIIDRVNDKNRVGVCLDTCHTYTAGYDIVNEYDKVFDEFDKEVGFNYLRGMHLNDSKKALGTHVDRHDSIGEGLIGKAFFERLMQDSRFDNIPLILETPDESKWKEEIAWLRSME encoded by the coding sequence ATGAAATATATCGGAGCACACGTTAGCGCCTCTGGTGGCGTAGAGTTCGCACCCATTAATGCGCATGAAATAGGAGCAAATGCTTTTGCGTTATTCACCAAGAATCAACGTCAATGGGTAAGTAAACCTCTAACAGAAGAAAGTATCAGTCTCTTCAAAGAGAATTGTGAGAAATATGGTTTCCAACCGGAATATATCCTTCCACATGACAGTTACCTTATCAATCTGGGGCATCCGGAGGAAGAGGGACTTCAAAAAAGTCGTGCCGCTTTTCTGGATGAAATGCAACGTTGTGAGCAACTTGGATTGAAGCTTTTAAATTTCCACCCCGGTAGCTCTCTCAATAAAATATCAACAGAAGATTGCCTGTCGCTTATTGCAGAAAGCATTAATCTCGCTTTAGAAAAAACAAAAGGAGTAACAGCTGTTATTGAAAACACAGCCGGGCAAGGCAGTAATTTAGGAAGCGAATTCTGGCAATTGAAATATATCATTGATCGGGTAAACGATAAGAACCGGGTAGGTGTTTGTCTCGATACCTGCCATACCTATACCGCTGGTTACGATATTGTCAATGAATATGATAAGGTATTTGATGAATTTGATAAAGAAGTCGGATTCAACTACCTCCGTGGTATGCACTTGAATGATTCTAAAAAAGCATTAGGCACCCATGTTGACCGCCACGACAGCATTGGTGAAGGATTGATTGGCAAAGCTTTTTTTGAAAGATTGATGCAAGATTCCAGATTTGATAATATACCGTTAATACTCGAAACTCCGGATGAAAGTAAATGGAAAGAAGAAATTGCATGGTTAAGAAGTATGGAATAA
- a CDS encoding DUF4962 domain-containing protein produces MMKQRISIFLLFTLLLFANGYAQKGIMRLTQQTLMHEVRETPSPLDGQHITVNPPRFMWPDKFPHLGAVLDGVEEEDYKPEVTYRIRIARDPEFKSEVITAERKWAFFNPFKLFEKGKWYWQHAYVDKEGKEEWSPVYHFYIDEHIRAFNPPSLQEVLTKLPKTHPRILLDAEDWDNIIERNKNNPEAQAYIRKADKCLNHPLKHLEEEIDTTQVVKLTNIVQYRSALIRESRKIVDREEANIEAMVRAYLLTKDEVYYKEGIKRLSEILSWKNSKYFAGDFNRSTILSMSTSAYDAWYNLLTPNERKLLLRTIRDNGKKFYHEYVNHLENRIADNHVWQMTFRILNMAAFATYDELPMASTWVDYCYNEWVSRLPGLNADGGWHNGDSYFQVNLRTLIEVPAFYSRISGFDFFADPWYNNNAFYVIYQQPPFSKSAGQGNSHESKMKPNGTRVGYADALARECNNPWAAAYVHTILQKEPDIMEKTFLGKSGDLTWYRCTTKKALPKEGHTLAELPMAKVFNETGIGTMNTSLGDIDNNAMLSFRSSSYGSTSHALANQNAFNTFYGGKAIFYSSGHRTGFTDDHCMYSYRNTRAHNSILVNGMTQKIGTEGYGWIPRWYEGEKIAYMVGDASNAYGKVTSPLWLKRGELSGTQYTPEKGWDENKLNMFRRHIIQLGSSGVFVIYDELEGKEAVTWSYLLHTVELPMEIQELPNEVKVTGRNKAGGISVAHLFSSAKTEQAMVDTFFCAPTNWKNVTNAQGKAVKYPNHWHFSSTTIPCKTARFLTVMDTHGDNRPDMQVVRKGNIIQVGDWTITCNLTEKGKAAIHVSNKVEKVSLNYDAGKKEGATTVTDQVKGKQINKVLTDYLPDFEI; encoded by the coding sequence ATGATGAAACAACGAATATCTATTTTTCTCTTATTCACCCTTCTGCTATTCGCCAATGGATATGCACAAAAAGGAATCATGCGTCTGACTCAACAGACCTTGATGCATGAAGTTCGCGAAACGCCTTCGCCTCTGGACGGACAGCATATTACTGTCAATCCCCCACGTTTTATGTGGCCGGATAAGTTCCCGCACCTCGGTGCTGTATTGGACGGAGTTGAAGAAGAGGACTACAAACCCGAAGTAACCTACCGTATCCGTATTGCACGCGACCCCGAATTCAAATCGGAAGTGATTACCGCCGAAAGAAAATGGGCCTTTTTCAACCCATTCAAACTCTTTGAAAAAGGGAAATGGTATTGGCAACATGCCTACGTTGACAAAGAAGGAAAAGAAGAATGGTCACCTGTTTATCATTTTTATATAGACGAACACATACGTGCATTCAACCCTCCTTCTCTACAGGAAGTATTAACCAAATTGCCCAAGACCCATCCCCGCATCTTGCTTGATGCCGAAGATTGGGATAATATCATCGAACGGAATAAAAACAATCCGGAGGCACAGGCTTATATCCGAAAAGCCGATAAATGCCTGAACCACCCGCTGAAACATCTGGAGGAAGAAATTGATACAACCCAGGTTGTCAAGTTGACAAACATTGTTCAATATCGTTCTGCCCTGATTCGGGAAAGTCGTAAGATTGTAGACCGTGAAGAAGCAAATATCGAAGCCATGGTACGCGCTTACCTGCTAACGAAAGACGAGGTATACTACAAAGAAGGTATTAAGCGTCTTTCCGAAATTCTTTCCTGGAAAAACAGTAAGTACTTTGCTGGAGATTTCAATCGTTCTACTATTCTGTCCATGAGCACTTCAGCGTATGATGCATGGTACAATCTGTTGACTCCGAATGAGAGAAAACTACTCCTAAGAACGATTCGTGACAATGGAAAGAAGTTCTATCATGAATATGTCAATCACTTGGAAAACCGCATTGCTGATAATCATGTCTGGCAAATGACTTTCCGTATCTTGAATATGGCGGCATTTGCTACGTATGACGAACTCCCGATGGCTTCCACCTGGGTGGATTATTGCTACAATGAATGGGTATCCCGTCTGCCGGGCCTCAACGCGGATGGAGGATGGCACAATGGTGATTCTTATTTCCAGGTCAATCTTCGCACATTGATTGAAGTTCCCGCTTTCTACTCCCGTATCAGTGGATTCGATTTCTTCGCTGATCCGTGGTATAACAACAATGCATTTTACGTCATCTACCAGCAGCCTCCATTCTCCAAATCTGCCGGACAAGGCAATTCACATGAAAGCAAAATGAAGCCGAACGGTACACGAGTAGGTTATGCGGATGCCTTGGCACGTGAATGTAATAATCCGTGGGCGGCCGCTTATGTACATACCATTCTGCAAAAGGAACCGGATATCATGGAAAAAACTTTCCTCGGAAAATCCGGAGACTTGACCTGGTATCGTTGTACAACCAAGAAAGCTCTCCCCAAAGAAGGACATACTCTTGCCGAACTACCCATGGCGAAAGTATTCAATGAAACGGGAATCGGTACGATGAATACCTCTTTGGGAGATATAGATAATAATGCCATGTTATCGTTCCGCTCCAGTTCTTATGGTTCCACTTCCCATGCACTGGCCAATCAGAATGCTTTTAATACATTCTATGGAGGTAAAGCCATTTTTTACAGCAGCGGACATCGTACAGGTTTTACAGACGATCATTGTATGTATTCTTACCGTAACACCCGTGCACACAACAGCATTTTGGTAAATGGAATGACTCAAAAGATTGGAACGGAAGGATATGGCTGGATTCCGCGTTGGTATGAAGGAGAAAAAATCGCTTATATGGTAGGAGATGCTTCCAATGCTTATGGTAAAGTGACTTCTCCCCTATGGCTAAAACGTGGCGAACTATCCGGTACGCAATATACGCCTGAAAAAGGATGGGATGAGAACAAACTGAATATGTTCCGCCGCCATATTATCCAACTGGGAAGTAGCGGAGTTTTCGTGATTTATGATGAACTGGAAGGAAAGGAGGCTGTTACATGGAGTTACCTTTTACATACTGTAGAATTACCGATGGAAATACAGGAACTGCCCAATGAGGTGAAAGTAACCGGAAGGAATAAAGCCGGTGGTATCTCTGTTGCCCATCTTTTCAGTTCGGCAAAAACGGAACAGGCAATGGTAGATACTTTCTTCTGTGCTCCGACCAACTGGAAAAATGTAACGAATGCACAAGGAAAAGCTGTGAAATATCCTAATCACTGGCATTTCTCTTCTACAACTATTCCTTGCAAAACCGCCCGTTTCCTGACTGTAATGGATACACATGGAGATAACCGTCCGGATATGCAGGTAGTTCGCAAAGGCAATATCATTCAAGTAGGTGACTGGACTATCACTTGCAACCTTACGGAAAAAGGAAAAGCTGCTATCCACGTTAGTAATAAAGTGGAGAAAGTTTCCTTAAACTACGATGCCGGTAAAAAGGAAGGTGCAACGACGGTAACAGATCAGGTGAAAGGGAAACAGATTAATAAAGTCCTGACAGACTATTTACCGGATTTTGAGATTTAA